Proteins from one Mytilus galloprovincialis chromosome 11, xbMytGall1.hap1.1, whole genome shotgun sequence genomic window:
- the LOC143051677 gene encoding uncharacterized protein LOC143051677, with the protein MNMVEDKVINQNDTTETGFGQQDDSTVVECHKFDVSVKEFTKENYLTRHMKTHTGEQCHKCDVCAKEFTQRNYLNIHLKTHTSEKSHKCDVCAKTFSQSIYLKRHMRTHTGDKCHKCDVCAKEFTQRNDLTAHMRTHTGSQCHKCEVCAKEFARKCYITTHMKIHTGEKCHKCNVCAKEFTQRSVLTRHMKTHTGEQCYKCDVCAKEFTQRNFLKNHMRTHTGSQCHKCEACAKEFTRKRNLTIHMQIHTGEKCHKCNVCAKEFTQRNYLTRHMKIHASEKCHKCDVCAKEFSQSLYLKRHMRTHTGEKFYTCSVCSKGYSWLQHLQFHMRTHTGEKPHACNVCDKRFSLNRNLQIHMLTHTGDKPHVCNVCDKGFGQLEYLKIHMKTHTGDKPHVCNVCGKGFRQQCSLRIHMRTHTGEKPYDCDVCGKGFSHLHSLQDHMRIHTGDKPYVCDVCRKRFRRFGDLQSHMRIHTGEKPHDCDVCGKGFSRLHSLQNHMRIHTGEKPHDCDVCGKGFSRLGDLQSHMRTHEGD; encoded by the coding sequence ATGAATATGGTGGAGGATAAGGTGATTAATCAAAATGATACCACAGAGACAGGTTTTGGACAACAGGATGATTCTACTGTTGTTGAATGTCATAAATTTGATGTTTCTGTTAAAGAATTTACCAAAGAAAATTACCTAACGAgacacatgaaaacacatactgGTGAACAATGTCATAAATGTGATGTTTGTGCTAAAGAATTTACTCAAAGAAATTACCTAAATATTCATCTGAAAACACATACTAGTGAAAAATCGCATAAATGTGATGTGTGTGCTAAAACATTTAGTCAAAGTATTTACttaaagagacacatgagaacacatactggtgacAAATGtcataaatgtgatgtatgtgctAAAGAATTTACTCAAAGAAATGACCTAACGgctcacatgagaacacatactggttCACAATGTCATAAATGCGAAGTTTGTGCCAAAGAATTTGCTCGAAAATGTTACATAACGACACACATGAAAATACATACTGGTGAAAAATGTCATAAATGTAATGTATGTGCTAAAGAATTTACTCAAAGAAGTGTTCTAACGAgacacatgaaaacacatactgGTGAACAATgttataaatgtgatgtatgtgctAAAGAATTTACTCAAAGAAATTTCCTAAAGaatcacatgagaacacatactggttCACAATGTCATAAATGCGAAGCTTGTGCCAAAGAATTTACTCGAAAACGTAACCTCACGATACACATGCAAATACATACTGGTGAAAAATGTCATAAATGTAATGTATGTGCTAAAGAATTTACTCAAAGAAATTACCTAACGAGACACATGAAAATACATGCTAGTGAAAAATGTCATAAATGCGATGTATGTGCTAAAGAATTTAGTCAAAGCCTTTACttaaagagacacatgagaacacatactggagaaaaattttatacatgtagtgtTTGTTCGAAAGGTTATTCTTGGCTGCAACATTTACAGTTTCACATGCGCACACATACAGGTGAAAAACCTCATGCATGTAATGTATGTGATAAACGGTTTAGTCTTAATCGTAATTTGCAAATTCATATGCtaacacatacaggtgataaacctcatGTCTGCAATGTATGTGATAAAGGGTTTGGTCAGCTTGAATATTTAAAGAtacacatgaaaacacatacaggtgacAAACCTCATGTCTgcaatgtatgtggtaaagggtttcgTCAGCAATGTAGTTTACGaattcacatgagaacacatacaggtgaaaaaCCTTATGATTGTGACGTATgcggtaaagggtttagtcaccTTCATTCTTTACAAGATCACATGAGAATACACACAGGTGATAAACCTTATGTTTGTGATGTATGTAGAAAACGGTTCCGTCGATTTGGTGATTTGCAGAGTCACATGAGAATACACACAGGTGAAAAACCTCATGATTGTGACGTATGCGGTAAAGGGTTTAGTCGCCTTCATTCTTTACAGAATCACATGAGAATACACACTGGTGAAAAACCTCATGACTGTGACGTATGCGGTAAAGGGTTCAGTCGACTTGGCGATTTACAGAGTCACATGAGAACACATGAAGGTGATTAA
- the LOC143051691 gene encoding uncharacterized protein LOC143051691 encodes MNMVEDKVINQNDTTETGFGQQDDSTVVECHKCDVCAKEFTQRNYLTRHMITHTGEQCHKCDVCAKEFTQRNYLKNHMRTHTGSQCHKCEACAKEFTRKCYLTTHMKIHTGEKCHKCNVCAKEFTQRNYLTRHMKTHTSAKWHKCDVCAKSFSQSLYLKRHMRTHTGEKYYTCSVCSKGYSWLQHLQFHMRTHIGEELEVKSEKPLACNVCGKRFSQNGNLQIHMLTHTGDKPHVCNVCDKGFGQLGHLKRHMKTHTGDKPHVCNVCGKRFSQCEHLKNHMRTHTGDKPHDCDVCGKGFTRLHHLQIHMRTHTGDEPYVCDVCRKGFRRLRDLQSHMRIHTGEKPHDCDVCGKGFSHLHSLQDHMRIHTSEKPHDCDVCGKGFSRLGDLQSHMRTHEGD; translated from the coding sequence ATGAATATGGTGGAGGATAAGGTGATTAATCAAAATGATACCACAGAGACAGGTTTTGGACAACAGGATGATTCTACTGTTGTTGAATGtcataaatgtgatgtatgtgctAAAGAATTTACTCAAAGAAATTACCTAACGAGACACATGATAACACATACTGGTGAACAATGtcataaatgtgatgtatgtgctAAAGAATTTACTCAAAGAAATTACCTAAAGaatcacatgagaacacatactggttCACAATGTCATAAATGCGAAGCTTGTGCCAAAGAATTTACTCGAAAATGTTACCTCACGACACACATGAAAATACATACTGGTGAAAAATGTCATAAATGTAATGTATGTGCTAAAGAATTTACTCAAAGAAATTACCTAACGAgacacatgaaaacacatactaGTGCAAAATGGcataaatgtgatgtatgtgctAAATCATTTAGTCAAAGCCTTTACttaaagagacacatgagaacacatactggagaaaaatattatacatgtagtgtTTGTTCGAAAGGTTATTCTTGGCTGCAACATTTACAGTTTCACATGCGCACCCATATAGGTGAGGAATTAGAGGTGAAAAGTGAAAAACCTCTTGCCTGTAATGTATGTGGTAAACGGTTTAGTCAAAATGGTAATTTGCAAATTCATATGCtaacacatacaggtgataaacctcatGTCTGCAATGTATGTGATAAAGGGTTTGGTCAGCTTGGACATTTAAAGAgacacatgaaaacacatacaggtgataaaccccATGTCTGCAATGTATGTGGTAAAAGGTTTAGTCAGtgtgaacatttaaaaaatcatatgagaactcatacaggtgataaacctcatgattgtgatgtatgtggtaaaggttTTACTCGCCTTCATcatttacagattcacatgagaacacatacaggtgatgAACCTTATGTTTGTGATGTATGTAGAAAAGGGTTCCGTCGACTTCGTGATTTGCAGAGTCACATGAGAATACACACAGGTGAAAAACCTCATGATTGTGACGTATgcggtaaagggtttagtcaccTTCATTCTTTACAGGATCACATGAGAATACACACAAGTGAAAAACCTCATGATTGTGACGTATGCGGTAAAGGGTTCAGTCGACTTGGCGATTTACAGAGTCACATGAGAACACATGAAGGTGATTAA